A single Tuberibacillus sp. Marseille-P3662 DNA region contains:
- a CDS encoding TIGR04283 family arsenosugar biosynthesis glycosyltransferase codes for MNDMISVIIPTLNEQQHIHRLIHRLRSMNRTEVIIADGGSVDGTCQWVKPYCRVIDSEPGRAKQMNQGAQQANGEILWFLHADSIISTQMAHSIRSVMQDGSVIGGGFSLQFDDPSRRLRLIAAGSNVRAKYLNLYFGDQGFFIRRSVFEKVGGFPSVPLMEDWLLSRQVKKSGQLKLLSEPIVTSSRRFQKNGIIRTFLLMQKIKLLFLCGVPISHLERMYRRG; via the coding sequence ATGAACGATATGATCAGTGTCATTATTCCAACCCTCAATGAACAACAGCATATTCATCGTCTGATACATAGACTAAGATCTATGAATCGGACTGAGGTGATTATTGCCGACGGCGGAAGTGTGGATGGCACTTGCCAATGGGTCAAGCCATACTGCCGCGTGATTGATAGTGAACCGGGGCGTGCCAAGCAAATGAATCAAGGGGCCCAGCAAGCCAATGGAGAGATTCTATGGTTTTTACATGCCGATTCTATCATATCGACACAAATGGCTCACAGCATTCGCAGTGTCATGCAAGATGGGTCAGTCATCGGCGGGGGATTTTCCCTTCAGTTTGATGATCCGTCTCGGCGACTTCGGCTGATCGCAGCGGGTTCAAATGTTAGAGCCAAATATCTCAATCTCTATTTTGGTGACCAGGGATTTTTTATTCGTCGTTCCGTTTTTGAAAAGGTGGGTGGCTTTCCGTCTGTTCCTTTGATGGAGGATTGGCTGCTCTCGAGACAAGTCAAAAAAAGCGGGCAACTCAAACTTCTATCCGAACCGATTGTCACATCCTCAAGGCGATTTCAAAAAAACGGGATTATTCGGACGTTTCTTTTGATGCAGAAGATCAAGTTGTTGTTTCTTTGCGGTGTCCCGATCTCTCATTTGGAAAGGATGTACCGTCGTGGTTGA